Proteins encoded within one genomic window of Dehalococcoidia bacterium:
- a CDS encoding cofactor-independent phosphoglycerate mutase encodes MLIIDGAAGWPLPEREQKTCLELAKTPNLDRMAREGVIGLVRTVPPGMEPSSACACMSLLGYDPIVYYRGRSAIEAKSIGIPVSNGEVVFRCNLVAVQDGKMWSYCSGHISSDEGRALIAAIEEGLGSDIVHFYPGIGYRHICKIAGHEETLLATCTPPHDIPNKLVAEFMPDGQGSDLLRELMHRSQNVLRDHPVNLERKSRGEIPATMIWLFWGSGRIPDLIPFKERYGLDAAMTSGVDLLRGLAMMAEIELLEISGVTDGLDNDFAAQVVGALEALAENDLVVIHIEAPDEAAHSGSIDDKIDAIQRVDREVVSSLLLWEERGGKKTGEDLRMLIMPDHATPIAVQTHTPEPVPFMLWGQGFEANGAKRLTEEEAKKTGLFIAEGHTIMGRHIQV; translated from the coding sequence GTGCTGATAATTGATGGTGCCGCCGGCTGGCCGCTTCCGGAGCGGGAGCAGAAGACCTGTCTTGAGCTAGCGAAAACCCCAAACCTGGACAGGATGGCCCGTGAGGGCGTTATTGGTTTGGTACGCACAGTGCCGCCTGGGATGGAGCCCTCCAGCGCCTGCGCCTGCATGTCGCTGCTAGGATACGACCCAATAGTATACTATCGCGGCAGGAGTGCCATCGAGGCCAAAAGCATAGGCATCCCTGTCAGTAATGGTGAAGTCGTCTTTCGCTGCAATCTGGTTGCCGTTCAGGATGGAAAGATGTGGAGCTATTGCTCAGGTCATATATCTAGCGATGAAGGTCGTGCCCTGATAGCCGCCATTGAGGAGGGTCTCGGAAGTGACATAGTACACTTCTACCCTGGTATCGGTTACAGACATATATGCAAGATAGCAGGGCACGAGGAAACGCTTCTTGCTACGTGCACTCCGCCGCATGATATCCCCAATAAGCTTGTAGCGGAGTTTATGCCAGATGGGCAGGGAAGTGACCTGTTGCGGGAGCTGATGCACCGCTCCCAGAATGTATTACGGGATCATCCGGTGAACCTCGAGCGAAAATCTCGCGGCGAGATACCTGCCACAATGATCTGGCTCTTCTGGGGTAGTGGACGGATACCTGATCTGATACCATTCAAAGAGCGTTATGGTTTGGATGCAGCGATGACATCGGGGGTTGACTTGTTGCGCGGACTCGCTATGATGGCGGAGATTGAGTTATTAGAAATCTCCGGGGTGACCGATGGTCTGGATAACGATTTTGCAGCCCAGGTAGTGGGGGCACTGGAGGCGCTTGCGGAAAACGACCTCGTGGTTATCCACATCGAGGCACCGGATGAGGCTGCCCACTCTGGCTCCATTGATGATAAAATAGATGCCATCCAGCGGGTGGACCGAGAGGTGGTGAGTAGCCTGCTTCTATGGGAAGAGCGGGGAGGTAAGAAAACGGGAGAGGACCTTAGAATGCTGATCATGCCCGACCACGCCACGCCCATTGCCGTTCAAACACACACACCGGAGCCGGTTCCATTTATGCTGTGGGGGCAGGGTTTTGAAGCCAATGGGGCGAAACGACTTACCGAAGAAGAGGCGAAGAAAACCGGTTTATTTATTGCGGAGGGGCATACAATAATGGGTAGGCATATACAGGTGTAA
- a CDS encoding aspartate kinase has product MALIVQKYGGSSVADAEKIKNVARRVAATREKGNDVVVVVSAMGKSTDELIGLAHQVTDRPDERELDVLLSTGETVSSTLIAMALKYLGHKAISLSGAQAGIWTDAFYSRARILTVEAHRIVKELGEGNIVIVAGFQGITHEMDITTLGRGGSDTTAVAMAASLGAQVCEIYTDVEGVYSADPRLVTSARKIRELGYEEMLELASQGAKVLHPRAVELGELFNIPILVASSFTEGSGTLIHGGIAMEVRNKVRGIVHDLNVAKVTVLGVPDQPGIASVIFEPLVGENISVDTIVQNASVERVTDLTFTVAKSDLDKAMRVVEPAAKSINARGCVADTRLGKVSIVGTGMLNTPGYAARMFRALYERGINIELITTSEIRITCIIDETRVEDALNALHRAFELERGEEIS; this is encoded by the coding sequence ATGGCGCTTATTGTGCAGAAATATGGCGGTAGCTCGGTTGCGGATGCAGAAAAGATAAAGAACGTTGCCCGGCGGGTCGCTGCCACCAGGGAGAAGGGAAACGATGTGGTGGTAGTGGTTTCTGCCATGGGGAAGAGCACCGATGAGCTTATCGGACTAGCGCACCAGGTAACCGATAGGCCTGACGAGAGAGAGCTTGATGTTTTACTGTCCACTGGCGAGACTGTCTCCAGCACCCTGATTGCCATGGCGCTTAAATACCTAGGACATAAGGCGATCAGCCTCAGTGGTGCCCAGGCGGGTATCTGGACCGACGCATTTTATAGTCGAGCGCGCATCCTCACCGTCGAGGCGCACCGCATTGTTAAGGAATTGGGCGAGGGTAATATCGTTATTGTTGCTGGGTTCCAGGGCATCACCCATGAGATGGATATCACCACCCTGGGGCGCGGGGGCTCAGATACCACGGCGGTGGCGATGGCGGCGAGCCTGGGGGCGCAGGTATGTGAGATCTACACCGATGTGGAAGGGGTCTATAGTGCCGACCCCCGCCTTGTCACGTCGGCGAGAAAAATCAGGGAGCTTGGTTATGAGGAAATGCTGGAGCTTGCCAGCCAAGGGGCGAAGGTGCTTCATCCCCGCGCCGTGGAGTTGGGGGAACTTTTTAACATACCCATCCTGGTGGCTTCCAGTTTCACCGAAGGTTCAGGAACCCTAATTCATGGAGGCATTGCTATGGAAGTACGAAACAAGGTGAGAGGCATTGTTCATGACCTCAATGTGGCCAAGGTTACCGTCCTTGGCGTCCCCGACCAGCCGGGGATCGCTAGTGTCATATTTGAGCCCCTGGTCGGGGAGAATATCAGTGTCGACACCATAGTCCAGAACGCCAGCGTGGAGCGGGTAACCGACCTGACCTTCACCGTGGCTAAGAGTGACCTCGATAAGGCAATGCGCGTGGTTGAGCCGGCAGCAAAATCTATCAATGCGAGGGGCTGTGTTGCTGATACCAGGCTGGGTAAGGTGAGCATCGTGGGCACGGGGATGCTGAACACGCCGGGCTACGCAGCAAGGATGTTTCGTGCCCTTTACGAGAGGGGAATAAATATCGAACTGATTACTACATCGGAGATCCGGATCACCTGCATTATAGACGAGACCAGGGTTGAGGATGCTCTCAACGCGCTGCATCGTGCCTTCGAACTGGAAAGAGGGGAAGAAATAAGCTAG
- a CDS encoding tetratricopeptide repeat protein, whose translation MQYQAGEARLRRRRAKEAIALSMQGRWEEAVVANRSIIEVFPNDINAYNRLGKALTELGHYAQAGEAYSRALEVDPRNSIARRNLGRLSVLNEVPEVPGPGCQRVIPQLFIEETGKAGVVSLEKLAPREVLAKLAAGEPVYLRPKGQGLIVENKHGEYMGKVQPRIGLRLAKLIDMGTRYSAAIASSADSEVKVIITEVFQHPSQAGRPSFPAKSSDGFRSYVKESILKYELGEKEGALDESGYPIESEEEAEALPEGMSLIVENEDGNVPDEES comes from the coding sequence ATGCAATATCAGGCAGGAGAAGCTAGACTGAGGCGGCGGCGCGCTAAGGAGGCTATTGCTTTATCAATGCAAGGTCGTTGGGAAGAGGCGGTTGTTGCGAACAGGAGCATAATCGAGGTTTTTCCCAATGATATAAATGCTTATAATCGGCTGGGTAAGGCGTTGACTGAGCTGGGCCATTATGCTCAGGCAGGCGAAGCATATAGCCGGGCCCTGGAAGTGGATCCCAGAAATAGCATAGCCCGTAGGAACCTTGGGAGACTCTCGGTGCTCAATGAAGTGCCGGAAGTGCCCGGACCCGGATGCCAGAGGGTTATTCCCCAGCTTTTCATCGAGGAAACGGGAAAAGCGGGGGTGGTCAGTCTCGAGAAGCTGGCCCCGAGGGAGGTGCTCGCCAAGTTGGCTGCTGGTGAACCGGTATACTTGAGACCGAAGGGACAAGGGCTCATTGTGGAGAACAAGCATGGTGAGTATATGGGGAAGGTTCAGCCAAGGATCGGTTTGCGTCTGGCTAAGCTAATTGATATGGGCACCCGCTACAGCGCAGCGATCGCAAGTTCGGCGGATAGCGAGGTGAAGGTAATCATTACAGAGGTATTCCAGCATCCCAGCCAGGCAGGACGCCCTTCCTTCCCCGCTAAAAGTTCTGACGGTTTTCGCTCTTATGTAAAGGAGAGCATCTTAAAATACGAGCTAGGGGAAAAAGAGGGGGCTTTGGACGAAAGCGGCTACCCTATTGAGTCGGAAGAGGAGGCAGAGGCCTTACCTGAGGGCATGTCCCTGATAGTAGAGAATGAGGATGGTAATGTCCCCGATGAGGAATCCTGA